One Coffea arabica cultivar ET-39 chromosome 5c, Coffea Arabica ET-39 HiFi, whole genome shotgun sequence DNA window includes the following coding sequences:
- the LOC113743473 gene encoding uncharacterized protein isoform X1, translating into MTSSESNTEVDSSWSGSEYEKERTPKIPVWDLPDVPKGNLPSHLQLQRTRVVCNKEAPTHTENIQYSGAYAAMGVDNSFRLDDFRKNLRVEVVRLTEDDIEFDLIGIDASLANAFRRILIAELPTMAIEKVLIANNTSVIQDEVLAHRLGLIPLQVDPRLFEYISENDIPNEKNTIVFKLHARCEKGGPRSTVKSDELKWLPNGSEFLLATENSASNTASKQKTYTSFSSSQDSLPEFSNNPIAPKYPDIIIAKLGPGQEIELEAHAVKGMGKTHAKWSPVATAWYRMLPEVVLLQEVKGVKAEELVNKCPVKVFDIEDIGKGGKRANVARPRSCTLCRECIRGDEWEKFVALRRVKDHFIFTVESTGALPPEVLFTEAVKILEDKCERVITELS; encoded by the exons ATGACGTCCTCTGAATCGAACACAGAAGTTGATAGTAGCTGGAGTGGGAGTGAATATGAGAAAGAGCGAACTCCAAAGATTCCAGTTTGGGATTTGCCGGATGTCCCCAAAGGGAATCTGCCATCCCATCTTCAGCTTCAGAGAACCCGTGTTGTCTGCAATAAAGAAGCCCCAACTCAT ACAGAGAATATACAATATTCGGGTGCATATGCGGCCATGGGAGTTGATAACAGCTTCCGGCTTGATGACTTTAGAAAGAATTTAAGAGTGGAAGTTGTTAGACTTACGGAGGATGATATCGAGTTTGATTTGATTGGTATTGATGCTTCACTTGCCAACGCTTTTCGCAGAATTCTCATAGCTGAG CTTCCAACGATGGCTATTGAAAAGGTGCTTATTGCTAACAACACATCTGTCATTCAAGATGAGGTGCTTGCCCACAGACTGGGTCTTATACCACTCCAGGTTGACCCAAGGCTGTTTGAGTATATTTCAG AAAATGATATCCCAAATGAGAAGAACACCATTGTCTTCAAACTCCATGCTCGGTGTGAAAAAGGTGGTCCAAGGAGTACAG TTAAATCAGATGAGCTGAAGTGGTTACCAAATGGGAGTGAATTTCTACTGGCCACAGAAAATTCAGCTTCAAATACAGCATCAAAACAAAAAACTTATACTTCTTTTAGTTCAAGCCAAGACTCTCTACCAGAATTTTCCAATAATCCTATTGCGCCCAAGTATCCGGATATTATTATTGCAAAACTTGGACCTGGCCAG GAAATTGAGCTAGAAGCACATGCTGTCAAGGGCATGGGTAAGACCCATGCAAAGTGGTCCCCAGTGGCAACTGCTTGGTATAGGATGCTCCCTGAG GTAGTGTTGTTGCAAGAAGTTAAAGGGGTCAAAGCAGAAGAACTAGTGAACAAATGTCCTGTTAAAGTCTTTGACATTGAAGACATTGGAAAAG GTGGCAAAAGGGCAAATGTGGCGCGACCACGAAGTTGCACACTTTGTAGAGAATGTATAAGAGGAGATGAATGGGAGAAGTTTGTGGCTCTGCGACGTGTGAAGGATCATTTCATCT TTACCGTAGAGTCAACCGGAGCACTACCTCCTGAAGTGTTGTTTACTGAAGCTGTGAAGATCTTGGAAGACAAATGTGAACGGGTGATTACCGAGCTCTCATAG
- the LOC113743473 gene encoding uncharacterized protein isoform X2 → MGVDNSFRLDDFRKNLRVEVVRLTEDDIEFDLIGIDASLANAFRRILIAELPTMAIEKVLIANNTSVIQDEVLAHRLGLIPLQVDPRLFEYISENDIPNEKNTIVFKLHARCEKGGPRSTVKSDELKWLPNGSEFLLATENSASNTASKQKTYTSFSSSQDSLPEFSNNPIAPKYPDIIIAKLGPGQEIELEAHAVKGMGKTHAKWSPVATAWYRMLPEVVLLQEVKGVKAEELVNKCPVKVFDIEDIGKGGKRANVARPRSCTLCRECIRGDEWEKFVALRRVKDHFIFTVESTGALPPEVLFTEAVKILEDKCERVITELS, encoded by the exons ATGGGAGTTGATAACAGCTTCCGGCTTGATGACTTTAGAAAGAATTTAAGAGTGGAAGTTGTTAGACTTACGGAGGATGATATCGAGTTTGATTTGATTGGTATTGATGCTTCACTTGCCAACGCTTTTCGCAGAATTCTCATAGCTGAG CTTCCAACGATGGCTATTGAAAAGGTGCTTATTGCTAACAACACATCTGTCATTCAAGATGAGGTGCTTGCCCACAGACTGGGTCTTATACCACTCCAGGTTGACCCAAGGCTGTTTGAGTATATTTCAG AAAATGATATCCCAAATGAGAAGAACACCATTGTCTTCAAACTCCATGCTCGGTGTGAAAAAGGTGGTCCAAGGAGTACAG TTAAATCAGATGAGCTGAAGTGGTTACCAAATGGGAGTGAATTTCTACTGGCCACAGAAAATTCAGCTTCAAATACAGCATCAAAACAAAAAACTTATACTTCTTTTAGTTCAAGCCAAGACTCTCTACCAGAATTTTCCAATAATCCTATTGCGCCCAAGTATCCGGATATTATTATTGCAAAACTTGGACCTGGCCAG GAAATTGAGCTAGAAGCACATGCTGTCAAGGGCATGGGTAAGACCCATGCAAAGTGGTCCCCAGTGGCAACTGCTTGGTATAGGATGCTCCCTGAG GTAGTGTTGTTGCAAGAAGTTAAAGGGGTCAAAGCAGAAGAACTAGTGAACAAATGTCCTGTTAAAGTCTTTGACATTGAAGACATTGGAAAAG GTGGCAAAAGGGCAAATGTGGCGCGACCACGAAGTTGCACACTTTGTAGAGAATGTATAAGAGGAGATGAATGGGAGAAGTTTGTGGCTCTGCGACGTGTGAAGGATCATTTCATCT TTACCGTAGAGTCAACCGGAGCACTACCTCCTGAAGTGTTGTTTACTGAAGCTGTGAAGATCTTGGAAGACAAATGTGAACGGGTGATTACCGAGCTCTCATAG
- the LOC113687742 gene encoding nucleotide-sugar uncharacterized transporter 2-like, which yields MDFFGSSPGNDVKRFIKRKDSDAGEAGRALEELRSSLYNEFRTSEGAKRQQERYCGPSAAMTFNFTVAVSIILGNKLVMGRVGFNYPIFLTLIHYSTAWILLAIFKALSLLPVSPPSRSTPFSSLFSLGAVMAFASGLANVSLKHNSVGFYQMAKIAVTPTIVIAEFILFRKAISFKKVLALVLVSVGVAVATVTDLEFNLFGAVVAIAWIVPSAINKILWSNLQQQGNWTALALMWKTTPVTVLFLLTLMPWLDPPGVLSFKWDVHNATAILISALLGFLLQLSGALALGATSATSHVVLGQFKTCVILLAGNVVFGSDPGPLSLCGAVAALAGMSVYTLLNLRESHEKEGSLLQKQNLPSQKPKTVEEDMNEANAGTASGSNSV from the exons ATGGACTTCTTCGGTTCTTCGCCGGGAAATGACGTCAAAAGATTTATCAAACGAAAGGATAGTGATGCAGGCGAAGCAG GCCGTGCATTGGAAGAACTCAGAAGTTCCCTCTACAACGAGTTTCGGACTTCAGAGGGCGCCAAACGTCAACAGGAACGATACTGTGGACCTAGTGCAGCAATGACCTTCAACTTTACGGTTGCTGTGTCGATAATTCTGGGGAACAAATTA GTTATGGGCAGAGTTGGATTTAACTACCCAATATTCCTTACTTTGATTCACTACTCTACTGCCTGGATTTTACTAGCCATTTTCAAGGCACTTTCCTTGCTTCCGGTTTCTCCTCCTTCTCGATCTACTCCATTCTCTTCACTTTTCTCTTTGGGTGCAGTCATGGCTTTTGCTTCTGGCCTTGCCAATGTTAGCCTAAAGCATAACAG TGTTGGATTTTATCAGATGGCTAAAATTGCCGTCACTCCAACTATTGTGATAGCGGAGTTCATTCTTTTCAGAAAAGCAATATCTTTTAAGAAG GTTCTAGCTCTAGTTCTTGTCTCAGTAGGTGTAGCTGTTGCAACTGTAACGGACCTGGAATTCAATTTGTTTGGCGCTGTTGTTGCAATAGCTTGGATTGTTCCAAGTGCTATAAATAAGATCCTCTGGTCTAACCTCCAGCAGCAAGGCAACTGGACTGCTCTAGC GTTAATGTGGAAGACCACCCCGGTCACAGTACTCTTCTTACTAACTCTTATGCCATGGTTGGATCCGCCTGGAGTTTTGTCCTTCAAATGGGATGTCCATAATGCGACTGCCATTCTTATATCGGCTTTGCTTGGCTTTCTCCTGCAACTTTCTGGAGCTTTGGCACTTGG TGCGACTTCTGCAACCTCACATGTCGTTTTAGGGCAATTCAAAACTTGTGTCATTCTTTTAGCAGGAAACGTAGTATTCGGTTCGGATCCAGGGCCACTTAGTCTTTGTGGTGCCGTAGCTGCTCTTGCTGGAATGTCAGTCTACACCTTGCTTAATCTAAGGGAATCACATGAGAAAGAGGGTAGTTTACTTCAAAAGCAAAATCTTCCTTCTCAAAAACCCAAAACAGTTGAGGAAGACATGAATGAGGCAAATGCAGGCACTGCCTCCGGCTCCAACTCTGTCTGA
- the LOC140004133 gene encoding serine/threonine-protein kinase D6PKL2-like translates to MASRSGTKGSLDKQNKAFGIETLEGISRKPSPLLASKTSKSGTASVAQEVPPKQLNIETTANKKLHNAGQNGLLDSLAGKLDTSLRLGNTKQTQASLSPPATETKGSVEKIADHEKKTSEHGTVKDGVSSAKVSDGASSLAKTSGSAKISDRADFVESGKSSICRGSTSSNVSDESTCSSLSSSINKPHKANDSRWEAIQAVRSKEGVLDLRHFRLLKKLGCGDIGSVYLSELCGTKCYFAMKVMDKASLASRKKLLRAQTEREILQCLDHPFLPTLYTHFETEKFSCLVMEFCPGGDLHTLRQRQPGKHFPEQAVKFYVAEVLLALEYLHMLGIVYRDLKPENVLVREDGHIMLSDFDLSLRCAVSPTLVKSSSLETEPLRKNPVYCVQPACIEPSCIQPSCVVPTTCFTPRIFSSKSKKERKPKNEIGNQVSPLPELIAEPTGARSMSFVGTHEYLAPEIIKGEGHGSAVDWWTFGIFLYELLFGKTPFKGSGNRATLFNVVGQPLRFPESPVVSFSSRDLIRGLLVKEPQHRLAYKRGATEIKQHPFFEGVNWALIRCASPPEIPRPFEIEKIPVPTASTGEKPAPGAMPFQQNSDNYLEFDFF, encoded by the exons ATGGCCTCGAGATCTGGTACTAAGGGTTCCTTGGATAAGCAGAACAAAGCATTTGGAATTGAAACATTAGAAGGAATTTCCCGAAAGCCTTCACCTTTGCTAGCCTCAAAGACAAGCAAATCAGGTACTGCTTCAGTTGCTCAAGAAGTTCCACCCAAGCAGCTTAATATAGAAACAACAGCGAACAAGAAGTTGCATAATGCTGGCCAGAATGGGTTACTAGATAGTTTAGCTGGTAAACTAGATACGAGCTTGCGTTTGGGAAACACTAAGCAAACACAAGCAAGCTTGAGTCCTCCAGCTACTGAAACAAAGGGCTCGGTTGAGAAGATAGCTGATCACGAAAAGAAAACATCTGAACATGGAACAGTCAAGGATGGAGTGAGTTCTGCTAAAGTGAGTGATGGAGCCAGTAGTCTTGCAAAAACAAGTGGAAGTGCCAAAATTAGTGATCGAGCTGATTTTGTTGAGAGTGGCAAGAGCAGCATTTGTAGGGGTAGCACTAGTAGTAATGTAAGTGATGAAAGTACTTGTAGCAGCTTGAGCAGTAGCATTAATAAGCCTCATAAAGCAAATGACTCGAGATGGGAAGCCATCCAAGCTGTCCGATCAAAGGAAGGGGTCTTAGATTTGAGGCATTTCAGATTGCTAAAGAAGTTGGGTTGTGGTGATATTGGAAGTGTTTATCTCTCGGAGTTGTGCGGTACAAAGTGTTATTTTGCCATGAAGGTTATGGATAAAGCATCACTAGCCAGCCGTAAGAAATTGCTTCGCGCTCAGACAGAAAGAGAAATATTGCAGTGTTTGGACCATCCTTTCCTTCCGACACTGTATACCCATTTTGAGACTGAAAAGTTTTCATGTTTGGTGATGGAGTTCTGTCCAGGTGGTGACTTGCACACACTTCGGCAGAGGCAACCAGGCAAGCATTTCCCAGAACAAGCTGTGAA GTTTTACGTTGCAGAAGTGCTCCTTGCTTTGGAGTATCTTCATATGCTTGGCATTGTTTACCGTGATCTCAAGCCAGAAAATGTTCTTGTAAGGGAAGATGGACACATAATGCTATCCGACTTTGACCTCTCGCTTCGCTGTGCCGTCAGCCCGACACTTGTCAAATCATCATCCCTCGAAACTGAGCCTCTCCGGAAGAATCCTGTTTATTGTGTCCAACCTGCATGCATTGAACCATCTTGTATCCAACCATCATGCGTGGTTCCCACAACATGTTTTACTCCTAGAATCTTTTCAAGTAAAtcgaagaaagaaaggaagccCAAAAACGAAATTGGTAACCAAGTCAGCCCACTGCCAGAGCTCATTGCAGAGCCAACCGGAGCACGATCAATGTCATTTGTTGGAACCCACGAGTATCTAGCACCTGAAATCATCAAAGGAGAAGGGCACGGCAGTGCTGTGGACTGGTGGACCTTTGGAATTTTCCTTTACGAGTTATTGTTTGGTAAGACTCCCTTCAAGGGATCCGGCAATCGAGCGACCTTATTCAATGTTGTCGGGCAGCCCCTTCGATTTCCAGAGTCTCCTGTCGTCAGTTTTTCGTCTAGAGATCTTATAAGAGGGTTGCTAGTAAAAGAGCCACAACATAGGTTGGCATACAAACGTGGGGCAACTGAAATTAAGCAACACCCCTTCTTTGAAGGTGTAAATTGGGCTCTGATTCGCTGTGCAAGCCCTCCAGAGATCCCAAGGCCATTCGAGATTGAGAAGATTCCCGTCCCAACAGCATCAACTGGTGAAAAGCCTGCTCCTGGAGCTATGCCCTTTCAGCAAAATTCTGATAATTACCttgaatttgatttcttttaa
- the LOC140004562 gene encoding oligopeptide transporter 1-like — protein MAEHVNAVPLSQPQQETKHHSTLEITDEEEENDSPIEEVRLTVPATDNPNLPVLTLRMWILGILSCALLAFVNTFFSYRQNSLWIGAVAAQIVTLPLGKFMAATFPDKSIGLPFTKWSFSLNPGPFNLKEHVLITIFAACGANGVYAISIIDIVKAFYRRKLNPLAAFLLSQTTMLLGYGWAGMHRNVLVDSPYMWWPENLVQVSLFRTLHEKEKRSRGGLTRLQFFLLLFTTSFAYYLVPGYFFPAISCISVACFIWKNSVLAQQLGSGLHGMGIGSFALDWNTVVSFLKTPISTPLFAIVNTLVGFFLFVYVVIPAAYWSNIYDAKKFPFYSSKTFDATGHKYNISRILNDETFTFDLAGYNSYSKLYMSVFFALSYGISFATLTATVSHVALFYSGTIRELTTKTATTLKGKLGDVHTRLMKKNYKAVPNWWFHAILIVVFGLSLLTCEGFGKQLQLPWWGLILACGIAWFFTLPIGIIQATTNQQVGLNVVTEMVIGYLYPGRPLANVTFKTYGYVSMTQALTFLSDFKVGHYMKVPPRSMFLVQLIGTLVSASVQFGTAWWLLTSIENICDTSLLPEGSPWTCPGDEVFYNASIIWGVIGPKKMFTKEGVYPEVNWFFLVGLLAPVPVWLLSRKYPEKEWIKLINLPLILGATSSMPPARSINYISWGAVGIFFNLYIYRKFKGWWAKYAYIMAAALNAGVAFMAILLYFTLQGNGIAGPQWWGLQTDDYCPLATCPTEPGVKVEGSSQNAHTLNTSRTKGRLPRVLSSCRSKTMEDDDSQGILLNSLRSSGVPIPPGVSAIEDLTPATLFFISSRSLCLIDKTLSFPTCLPEDSMADRFNICSDLASAFKNLGFIDDINFHEFLYPSVEDLYKLVRFLVGRLAESSDVQKASNESGNFNSGDTLFGESNESNLVCGNSVTDEDGAVGKWRADTRGSNEEGWMTRGAGESSVHKVHVAESNACGDEQTIAFGFHEHLEKPGVNSLEDLSTEKRMLLDWIAKTSKLQQMQDERELLKAAEALQCQIPVQFCVQQLIDQIEARRDKLVKLEFQWGALRSSIEEKRTNLVEAVCLTKPDAREKLQKKREIGREIVSISAEMKSREDELSVLSMELEKQPKVASRGSFVLRIKEITKNSCKQEVDIERILRDTRELQLESNSIQERLNRTYAVVDETIFREARKDTVARQAYRLLTRIHDCFEQTAEKVLSTDRTRRELADYEAKLTSMASRSLNIDKLRADLDAIRKENDMLEMNLQNS, from the exons ATGGCCGAGCATGTTAATGCAGTCCCTCTATCTCAGCCACAGCAGGAAACGAAGCACCACTCAACTCTTGAAATAACTG ATGAGGAAGAAGAGAACGATTCACCCATCGAAGAAGTAAGGCTGACGGTTCCGGCCACCGATAACCCAAATTTGCCAGTTTTAACCCTTCGTATGTGGATTCTGGGAATCCTCTCATGCGCACTTCTAGCTTTTGTCAACACATTTTTCTCCTATCGCCAAAACAGTCTTTGGATTGGCGCTGTGGCCGCACAAATTGTAACGCTCCCACTTGGGAAATTTATGGCAGCCACCTTTCCAGACAAAAGCATCGGTTTGCCATTCACAAAATGGTCCTTCTCATTAAACCCGGGACCTTTCAATCTTAAAGAGCATGTTTTGATCACCATTTTCGCTGCTTGTGGTGCCAATGGTGTATATGCTATAAGCATTATCGACATCGTCAAAGCCTTCTACCGCAGGAAGCTGAATCCTTTGGCAGCGTTTTTGCTCTCGCAAACTACTATG TTGCTTGGATATGGTTGGGCCGGAATGCATAGAAATGTCCTAGTTGACTCTCCGTACATGTGGTGGCCTGAAAATCTAGTTCAAGTCTCGTTGTTCag AACTTTACATGAGAAGGAGAAGAGATCTAGGGGAGGACTTACCAGGCTTCAATTCTTCTTGTTGCTGTTCACAACCAGTTTCGCCTATTACCTCGTGCCGGGCTATTTCTTCCCCGCCATATCTTGCATTTCTGTCGCCTGTTTCATCTGGAAAAACAGTGTACTTGCCCAACAATTAGGTTCAGGTTTGCATGGCATGGGAATCGGCTCATTCGCGTTGGACTGGAATACCGTTGTCAGTTTCTTGAAGACTCCCATCTCTACTCCACTCTTTGCCATTGTCAATACATTAGTCGGTTTTTTCTTGTTTGTCTATGTGGTTATTCCAGCAGCATATTGGTCTAATATTTATGATGCCAAGAAATTCCCTTTCTACTCCTCGAAGACCTTTGATGCGACTGGCCACAAGTACAATATTTCCCGCATTCTGAATGATGAAACATTCACCTTTGATTTAGCTGGGTACAACAGCTACAGCAAACTTTACATGAGTGTATTTTTTGCCCTTAGTTACGGGATTAGCTTCGCAACATTAACGGCTACAGTGTCACATGTTGCACTATTCTATTCAGG GACAATAAGGGAATTAACAACCAAGACAGCAACAACATTGAAAGGAAAACTGGGGGATGTGCACACCAGACTTATGAAGAAGAACTACAAAGCAGTTCCTAACTGGTGGTTTCACGCTATCTTGATTGTAGTATTTGGACTTTCCCTTCTTACTTGCGAAGGTTTTGGCAAGCAACTCCAACTTCCCTGGTGGGGACTCATATTAGCATGTGGCATAGCCTGGTTTTTTACCTTGCCAATTGGGATTATTCAAGCCACTACAAACCAG CAAGTGGGTCTAAATGTTGTCACCGAGATGGTCATAGGGTATCTATATCCGGGAAGACCCCTTGCAAACGTGACTTTCAAGACATACGGCTATGTTAGCATGACTCAAGCCCTCACCTTCCTTAGTGATTTTAAAGTAGGTCACTACATGAAGGTCCCTCCCAGATCCATGTTTCTTGTCCAG TTAATCGGAACCCTAGTCTCTGCATCAGTCCAGTTTGGCACAGCTTGGTGGCTGCTCACATCGATCGAAAACATCTGCGACACCTCTCTACTGCCAGAAGGAAGTCCCTGGACTTGTCCTGGTGATGAAGTATTCTATAATGCTTCAATCATATGGGGAGTGATCGGCCCAAAGAAAATGTTTACCAAGGAGGGCGTATACCCGGAGGTAAACTGGTTCTTTCTCGTTGGTCTATTGGCTCCTGTCCCGGTCTGGCTTCTTTCGCGAAAATATCCAGAGAAGGAATGGATCAAGCTTATCAACCTGCCACTTATTCTGGGAGCAACATCCAGCATGCCACCTGCAAGATCTATAAATTATATTTCATGGGGAGCTGTGGGAATCTTCTTCAACTTGTACATCTACAGAAAGTTCAAGGGATGGTGGGCTAAGTACGCTTACATCATGGCAGCTGCGCTCAATGCAGGGGTTGCATTCATGGCAATACTCCTTTACTTCACTCTTCAGGGCAACGGCATTGCAGGTCCACAATGGTGGGGTCTTCAAACCGACGACTATTGTCCCTTGGCTACATGTCCAACCGAACCTGGTGTGAAAGTTGAAGG CTCTTCCCAAAACGCTCATACGTTGAATACTTCCAGAACCAAAGGGCGTCTCCCTCGCGTTCTCAGCAGCTGCAGAAGTAAAACAATGGAGGATGATGATTCGCAAGGGATTCTTCTTAACTCACTGCGTAGCTCGGGGGTTCCGATTCCACCGGGAGTATCGGCGATTGAAGACCTCACGCCAGCAACGCTTTTCTTCATCTCCTCTCGATCGCTCTGCCTCATTGATAAAACCCTGTCGTTTCCTACATGTTTGCCGGAGGACTCCATGGCCGACCGCTTCAATATCTGCTCCGACCTCGCCTCTGCATTCAAAAACCTAGGTTTTATCGATGATATTAACTTCCACGAG TTTCTGTATCCTTCAGTAGAGGATTTGTATAAGTTGGTGAGGTTCTTAGTGGGCAGGCTAGCTGAATCTTCTGATGTGCAAAAAGCTAGTAATGAGTCCGGAAATTTCAATTCTGGAGATACGTTGTTTGGAGAGTCCAACGAATCTAATTTAGTCTGTGGAAATTCGGTAACCGATGAGGATGGTGCAGTTGGAAAATGGAGAGCTGACACAAGAGGCTCAAATGAAGAAGGATGGATGACTAGGGGAGCAGGAGAATCTTCAGTGCATAAGGTTCATGTTGCAGAATCAAATGCCTGTGGAGATGAGCAAACTATTGCTTTTGGATTCCATGAACATTTGGAGAAGCCTGGGGTGAATTCTCTTGAGGACCTTTCAACTGAG AAAAGAATGCTCTTGGATTGGATTGCCAAGACTTCAAAATTACAACAGATGCAAGATGAGCGTGAGTTGCTGAAGGCTGCAGAAGCATTACAATGCCAGATTCCAGTTCAATTTTGTGTCCAACAACTCATAGACCAAATAGAGGCAAGAAGGGACAAGCTTGTGAAACTTGAGTTTCAGTG GGGTGCCCTGAGAAGTTCTATAGAAGAGAAAAGGACTAATCTTGTGGAGGCTGTCTGTTTGACAAAACCAGATGCCCGTGAAAAGCttcaaaaaaagagagagatcgGGAGAGAAATTGTGTCCATTTCAGCAGAAATGAAAAGCAG GGAGGACGAACTTTCTGTACTTTCCATGGAACTAGAAAAACAACCCAAGGTAGCATCACGAGGATCTTTTGTCTTACGGATTAAGGAGATCACAAAGAATAGCTGCAAGCAAGAGGTTGACATCGAGCGAATCTTAAGAGACACTAGGGAGCTACAGTTGGAGAGCAATTCtatccaagaacgccttaatcgAACTTATGCAGTGGTGGATGAAACTATATTCAG GGAAGCAAGAAAAGATACAGTAGCCCGGCAAGCTTATAGATTGCTGACAAGAATCCACGATTGCTTTGAACAGACAGCTGAAAAAGTTTTGTCGACTGATCGAACTCGCAGGGAATTGGCAGATTATGAAGCAAAGCTCACAAGCATGGCTTCCAGAAGCCTGAATATTGACAAGCTACGAGCTGATCTTGATGCTATCAGGAAGGAAAATGATATGCTTGAGATGAACCTTCAAAATAGTTGA